The following proteins come from a genomic window of Rhodoligotrophos sp. CJ14:
- the dapF gene encoding diaminopimelate epimerase encodes MSGESVAFTKMHGCGNDFIMIDGRAGLPGNGLVEPSRLTAALCDRRRGIGADGLILLLPPRADADFAMLYINATGAPGEMCGNGARCVARFAYDIGAAPAEMSFETEAGRVHAQISPDHVTIDMPPPRDIRLGMRLDIAGIEREVHFAQVGVPHAVILVDHLPAFPVDELGPLVRHHSAFPRGANANFVSTANGLAMRTFERGVEAETLACGTGAVATATICHLLGISGPDATIRTGGGDQLSVHLERDGDRFVRATLTGPTETVGGGVISPEFLRSRGLLA; translated from the coding sequence ATGAGTGGCGAGAGCGTGGCCTTCACCAAGATGCATGGCTGCGGCAATGATTTCATCATGATCGATGGCCGCGCGGGCTTGCCGGGAAACGGGCTCGTCGAGCCCAGCCGGCTCACGGCCGCCTTATGCGACCGCCGCCGCGGCATCGGCGCTGACGGCTTGATCCTGCTATTGCCGCCGCGCGCAGACGCTGATTTCGCCATGCTCTATATCAACGCGACCGGCGCACCGGGCGAGATGTGCGGCAATGGCGCCCGCTGCGTCGCGCGCTTTGCCTATGACATCGGTGCAGCCCCGGCCGAGATGAGCTTCGAGACGGAGGCAGGGCGAGTCCATGCGCAGATTTCGCCGGACCATGTCACCATAGATATGCCCCCGCCACGCGATATCAGGCTTGGCATGCGGCTGGACATCGCCGGCATCGAGCGTGAGGTGCACTTTGCCCAAGTCGGCGTGCCCCATGCCGTCATCCTGGTGGATCATCTGCCCGCTTTTCCCGTGGACGAGCTTGGGCCGCTCGTGCGGCATCATTCGGCGTTTCCCCGTGGTGCCAACGCGAATTTCGTCTCCACCGCAAACGGTTTGGCGATGCGGACCTTCGAGCGAGGGGTCGAGGCGGAAACATTGGCCTGTGGCACGGGCGCGGTTGCGACGGCAACCATATGCCATTTGCTGGGCATCAGCGGCCCGGACGCGACCATCCGCACTGGCGGCGGCGACCAGCTTTCAGTTCATCTCGAGCGGGACGGAGATCGTTTCGTGCGCGCCACGCTGACCGGCCCGACCGAAACTGTTGGTGGCGGCGTGATTTCGCCGGAATTTCTGCGCAGCCGGGGGCTCTTGGCCTGA
- the pyk gene encoding pyruvate kinase — MRRRRRVKIIATLGPASSNPDTIRQLFESGADVFRINMSHTPHAELSRLHDIIREVEREKGRPIAILADLQGPKLRIGTFANGGVELKPGNLFTFDLQDTPGDETRVQLPHPEIFKAAKPGNMLLLNDGRLKVQVESVKSGRMVTRIIHGDALSDRKGISLPDTILPVSAMTEKDRADLDHAINIGVDWIALSFVQRPDDVAEAKKMARGQALIMAKLEKPSALTHLSGILELADGIMVARGDLGVELPLEQVPGRQKQIVRAARAAGRPVVVATQMLESMIHEPVPTRAEVSDVATAVFEGADAIMLSAESAVGAYPCAAVSTMDKIAHTVENDPFYAGIIHAQRAQPEATAADAISAAARTIGETLNAAAIVCYTSSGATGLRAARERPATPIIALTPIPATGRRLALVWGLHCVLTEDAKSLDDMVARACTIAHQEGFAEADQRIIITAGVPLRTPGATNMLRIAFVSRGGDQNA; from the coding sequence ATGAGACGCAGACGCCGCGTCAAGATCATCGCCACCCTCGGCCCCGCAAGTTCCAATCCAGACACAATCCGGCAGCTCTTCGAGAGCGGCGCCGATGTGTTTCGGATCAATATGAGCCATACGCCTCATGCAGAGCTTAGCCGGCTGCACGACATCATCCGTGAGGTCGAACGCGAGAAGGGGCGGCCGATCGCCATTCTGGCCGATTTGCAAGGCCCAAAGCTGCGCATCGGAACCTTCGCCAATGGCGGGGTAGAGCTCAAGCCAGGCAATCTGTTCACCTTCGACTTGCAGGACACGCCGGGGGATGAGACCCGGGTGCAACTGCCTCACCCGGAAATCTTCAAAGCGGCCAAGCCGGGGAACATGCTGCTGCTCAATGACGGCCGCCTGAAGGTGCAGGTGGAGTCGGTGAAGAGTGGGCGCATGGTGACCCGGATCATCCATGGAGATGCACTATCCGACCGTAAGGGCATCAGCCTGCCGGACACGATCCTTCCGGTCAGCGCCATGACCGAGAAGGACCGCGCCGATCTCGATCACGCCATCAATATCGGCGTCGACTGGATCGCCCTCTCCTTCGTGCAGCGGCCCGACGATGTTGCCGAGGCGAAGAAGATGGCGCGGGGGCAGGCCTTGATCATGGCGAAGCTCGAGAAGCCATCGGCCCTTACACATCTCAGCGGCATTCTGGAGCTGGCGGACGGGATCATGGTTGCCCGCGGCGATCTCGGGGTCGAATTGCCGCTGGAGCAGGTCCCAGGGCGCCAAAAACAGATCGTCCGAGCGGCGCGCGCAGCCGGGCGGCCCGTGGTGGTCGCCACGCAGATGCTCGAATCCATGATTCATGAGCCTGTTCCCACGCGCGCGGAGGTTTCGGACGTCGCAACGGCCGTGTTCGAGGGTGCCGATGCCATCATGCTGTCGGCAGAATCGGCGGTGGGGGCTTACCCCTGCGCGGCGGTCAGCACGATGGATAAGATCGCGCACACGGTCGAGAACGACCCGTTCTATGCGGGCATTATCCATGCCCAACGGGCCCAGCCCGAGGCAACCGCTGCGGATGCGATCAGCGCCGCGGCAAGGACGATCGGCGAAACGCTCAATGCCGCTGCGATCGTTTGCTATACATCGTCCGGCGCGACGGGATTGCGGGCGGCCCGGGAACGGCCGGCCACGCCGATCATCGCACTCACGCCAATTCCAGCGACGGGGCGGAGGCTGGCGCTTGTCTGGGGCCTCCATTGCGTGCTCACCGAAGATGCCAAGTCCCTGGACGACATGGTGGCCAGAGCCTGCACCATCGCCCATCAGGAAGGCTTCGCCGAAGCCGATCAGCGCATCATCATTACAGCCGGTGTGCCGCTGCGCACACCTGGTGCCACGAACATGCTAAGGATTGCCTTCGTGTCGCGGGGAGGCGATCAAAACGCGTGA
- a CDS encoding MaoC family dehydratase codes for MSMNTLEGGEVLITPRRTVGESDINIFAGLVGDFTPVHMDEVFAQATPFGGRIAHGTLTMSTAIGLLTQTGRLGENVIGLLALNWDFAKPVMIGDTIHAKVTIAERRPTRKPGRDVVVFAFEVMNQKNAVIQLGRMTVLMRAE; via the coding sequence ATGAGCATGAACACCCTGGAGGGCGGCGAGGTCCTGATCACGCCGCGACGAACGGTCGGAGAAAGCGACATCAACATCTTCGCCGGCCTGGTTGGCGATTTCACGCCGGTCCATATGGACGAGGTTTTTGCGCAGGCCACGCCCTTCGGCGGCCGCATCGCCCATGGCACCCTGACCATGTCGACAGCGATTGGCCTGTTGACCCAAACGGGGCGCTTAGGGGAGAACGTCATCGGGTTGCTTGCCCTCAATTGGGATTTTGCCAAGCCGGTGATGATTGGCGACACCATTCATGCCAAGGTCACCATTGCCGAACGCCGACCGACGAGGAAGCCCGGTCGCGACGTTGTCGTCTTCGCCTTCGAGGTGATGAATCAGAAAAACGCCGTAATTCAGCTCGGCCGCATGACCGTTCTGATGCGTGCGGAGTGA
- a CDS encoding DUF1036 domain-containing protein, whose product MAVALRLIGSALFSLYLFGATPAHADLKVCNDTDSRVGVALGYKDTKGWVSEGWWNIGPRSCETLLKGDLIARYYYVYAVDYDRGGSWAGKAIMCTRDKLFTIRGLESCEERGYQRTGFFEVDTTEEADWTVTLNAQTAPAPATNQGAAPPTDPAPQQPGAAQ is encoded by the coding sequence ATGGCAGTGGCGCTTCGGCTGATCGGATCAGCATTGTTCTCCTTGTATCTCTTCGGCGCCACACCCGCCCATGCCGACCTGAAGGTCTGCAATGACACTGATTCGCGCGTAGGGGTGGCACTCGGATACAAGGACACCAAGGGCTGGGTCAGCGAGGGCTGGTGGAATATCGGCCCGCGCAGTTGCGAGACTTTGCTCAAAGGCGATCTTATCGCTCGCTATTACTACGTCTATGCGGTGGATTATGACCGTGGCGGCTCCTGGGCCGGCAAGGCGATCATGTGCACACGCGACAAATTGTTCACCATACGCGGCCTCGAATCCTGCGAGGAACGCGGCTATCAGCGCACCGGATTTTTTGAAGTGGATACCACCGAAGAGGCCGACTGGACCGTAACGCTCAATGCGCAGACCGCCCCTGCCCCGGCGACCAATCAAGGCGCTGCGCCACCAACCGACCCCGCACCGCAACAGCCAGGCGCGGCTCAATGA
- the ykgO gene encoding type B 50S ribosomal protein L36, with protein MKIRNSLRSLAKRHRDNRMVRRKGRIYIINKTNPRYKARQG; from the coding sequence ATGAAGATTCGCAATTCACTTCGCTCGCTGGCCAAGCGCCATCGGGACAATCGGATGGTGCGCCGCAAGGGCCGCATCTACATCATCAACAAGACCAATCCGCGCTACAAGGCTCGCCAGGGCTGA
- a CDS encoding tetratricopeptide repeat protein, which translates to MSVSSRAHGLSLFCVALLMSVAWVSPASSQGAAVPPAVAPQSPLPGAGSNAKPAAPLPAMPPSPTEAARQRADLLDSLFARLHGAESRTSAQILQEAVLQLWRQSGSPSVDVLIQQADRAARSKQYQTALTILDTVVEIAPDFPEGWNKRATVLYLQGDSDRAIADIDRVLELEPRHFGALAALGMIRRANGDIKGALEAFQRVLEINPHMEEAKDAVKKLEKEAGQAI; encoded by the coding sequence ATGAGCGTCTCCTCGCGCGCACACGGATTGAGCCTCTTCTGCGTCGCCCTGCTGATGAGCGTGGCGTGGGTATCGCCTGCGTCCTCCCAGGGGGCTGCGGTCCCTCCCGCGGTTGCGCCGCAATCACCGCTGCCCGGCGCGGGCAGCAATGCCAAACCGGCCGCTCCGCTGCCGGCTATGCCGCCGAGCCCCACCGAAGCAGCGCGCCAACGCGCTGATCTTCTCGACAGCCTGTTTGCCCGGCTGCACGGGGCCGAGAGCAGAACCAGCGCTCAAATCCTGCAGGAGGCGGTGCTGCAGCTTTGGCGGCAATCCGGCAGCCCCAGTGTCGATGTTCTGATCCAGCAAGCCGACCGGGCGGCACGCAGCAAGCAATATCAGACCGCGCTGACCATTCTCGACACGGTGGTGGAGATTGCCCCGGACTTCCCGGAAGGCTGGAACAAGCGCGCCACTGTTCTTTATCTGCAGGGGGATTCCGACCGGGCCATCGCCGATATCGACCGTGTGCTGGAGCTTGAGCCCCGCCATTTCGGGGCACTTGCCGCCCTCGGCATGATCCGGAGGGCGAATGGCGACATCAAAGGCGCGCTCGAGGCTTTTCAGCGCGTGCTCGAGATAAACCCGCACATGGAAGAGGCCAAGGACGCCGTCAAGAAGCTCGAGAAGGAAGCGGGCCAAGCAATCTGA
- the aqpZ gene encoding aquaporin Z gives MDIKKLAAEAIGTFWLTFGGCGSAVIAAGFPDVGIGLLGVSLAFGLTVLTMAYAVGHVSGGHFNPAVTVGLAAGGRFPVGDIVPYVIAQVVGAVVAAAVLYVIASGTASFNPDGGFAANGYGEHSPGKYGLTAALLAELLLSAAFLFIIMGATHGKAPAGFAPIAIGLGLTLIHLISIPITNTSVNPARSTGPALFAGAWAIQQLWLFWVAPIVGGIIGGALYRWLSPEEPTGVVEGNPKSSAVRS, from the coding sequence ATGGATATCAAAAAGCTGGCGGCAGAGGCCATCGGAACCTTCTGGCTCACATTTGGCGGCTGCGGAAGTGCGGTCATCGCAGCCGGATTTCCCGATGTCGGAATCGGGCTACTCGGCGTATCTCTCGCCTTCGGGCTTACCGTGCTCACCATGGCCTATGCGGTAGGCCACGTTTCCGGCGGGCATTTCAACCCGGCGGTCACTGTCGGTCTCGCCGCCGGCGGACGCTTCCCGGTCGGCGATATCGTGCCGTATGTGATTGCTCAAGTGGTCGGTGCAGTGGTGGCCGCTGCGGTCCTCTATGTCATTGCCAGTGGAACGGCGAGCTTCAACCCTGACGGCGGGTTCGCGGCGAATGGCTATGGGGAACATTCTCCGGGCAAATATGGCCTCACCGCCGCACTCTTGGCCGAGCTTCTGCTCAGCGCGGCGTTTCTGTTCATCATCATGGGCGCTACTCATGGCAAGGCGCCGGCCGGGTTCGCGCCCATCGCGATCGGCCTTGGCCTCACCCTCATTCACCTGATCAGCATTCCGATCACCAATACCTCGGTCAATCCGGCACGCAGCACCGGCCCTGCCCTCTTCGCCGGCGCATGGGCGATACAGCAGCTCTGGCTGTTCTGGGTTGCACCGATCGTCGGTGGCATTATCGGTGGCGCACTTTACCGCTGGCTCAGCCCAGAGGAGCCGACCGGCGTGGTCGAAGGAAATCCCAAATCCTCAGCTGTACGGTCGTAA
- a CDS encoding MBL fold metallo-hydrolase encodes MTVTIPNQPADGEVVSITPWLFWLRMPMPFKLDHVNIWLFDDGDGWTVVDTGVGSSSTKAIWKRVLTSRFGGRPLKRVLVTHCHPDHVGSAGTLCAETGAQLLMSRTEWLWTAWEQQITETESRRLFKEFAVLIGLSDTVSWDQVYKGGTMAQLTDVLPRSYRRLRDGDELELGGHKWRVITGGGHSLEHVCLYCQQEDVLISADHVLPRISPNIGVSQVEPESNPLGDFIATLKRLSGLPADTLVLPSHNEPFRGLRERISEVVSHHRDRLSFLAEVCRAPKTISEASRELFPRQMFGYDIRLAANETWAHLNYLVDDGQVRRWLDGNGTYRFQRA; translated from the coding sequence ATGACAGTGACGATTCCCAATCAACCAGCGGATGGAGAGGTCGTATCGATCACGCCGTGGTTGTTCTGGTTGCGCATGCCGATGCCGTTCAAGCTCGATCATGTCAATATATGGCTCTTCGATGACGGCGATGGCTGGACGGTGGTCGACACCGGTGTCGGTTCCTCCTCCACCAAGGCAATCTGGAAGCGGGTGCTCACCAGCCGTTTCGGCGGGCGTCCGCTGAAGCGCGTGCTCGTCACCCACTGTCACCCCGATCATGTTGGATCTGCAGGCACCCTTTGTGCCGAGACGGGAGCGCAGCTCCTGATGAGCCGCACTGAATGGCTGTGGACGGCATGGGAACAGCAGATCACTGAGACTGAATCCCGCCGGCTGTTCAAGGAATTTGCCGTGCTGATCGGCCTCAGTGACACGGTCAGCTGGGATCAGGTCTATAAGGGCGGCACCATGGCCCAACTGACCGATGTGCTGCCGCGCAGCTATCGCAGGCTGCGCGACGGCGACGAGCTTGAACTTGGCGGACATAAATGGCGGGTGATCACCGGAGGCGGCCACTCGCTCGAGCATGTATGCCTTTATTGCCAGCAGGAGGACGTGCTGATTTCGGCCGACCATGTCCTCCCCAGGATCAGCCCAAATATCGGTGTTTCCCAAGTCGAGCCGGAAAGCAATCCGCTCGGAGACTTTATCGCGACGCTCAAGCGCCTGTCTGGTTTGCCCGCCGACACCCTGGTGCTCCCCTCGCATAACGAACCGTTCCGGGGCCTGCGCGAACGCATCTCGGAGGTGGTCAGCCATCATCGTGACCGCCTCTCGTTCCTTGCAGAAGTCTGTCGCGCGCCCAAGACCATCAGTGAGGCCTCGCGAGAGCTGTTCCCGCGCCAGATGTTCGGCTATGACATACGACTTGCAGCCAACGAAACCTGGGCCCATCTGAACTACCTGGTCGATGATGGTCAGGTGCGGCGCTGGCTCGATGGCAATGGCACCTACCGGTTTCAAAGGGCATGA